From Neobacillus sp. PS2-9, the proteins below share one genomic window:
- the dnaE gene encoding DNA polymerase III subunit alpha, with protein MSFIHLHVYSAYSLLTSTASVPELINTAHKKGFTALALTDRNVMYGAIEFYKMCKKKNVKPIMGLTVDVESEITTNESYPLVLLAENDIGFKNLLKISSAVQTKSNQGIPLKWLKHYAEGIIALTPGTEGEIEQSIINGNVESARNLTKKLAGIFGNGNFFLSIQNHELEQEAVVNNQLRQISNELNVPLVATNQVHYLEKEDMFAHECLLAIKNGDKLQDDHRDKLDGDQYYLKTAAEMVNTFSEIPEVLENTLHIANRCNVNIELNKTYLPSFPTENNLPADEYLEMLCKKGLSERFSSPEKGYFERLSYELSVIKRMNFSNYFLIVWDFMRYARENRILTGPGRGSAAGSLVAYVLYITDVDPIEHQLLFERFLNPERISMPDIDIDFPDHRRDEVIEYVAEKYGKLHVAQIVTFGTLAAKAALRDVGRVFGLNSKELEQLSRFIPSRLGVDLKSAYKESEPFRRFINESPMNQRLFHVAVKLEGLPRHTSTHAAGVVISEKPLIDLIPIQQGSSDVYLTQYSMEYLEEIGLLKMDFLGLRNLTLIESILSSIYRSTKRRINIGSIPLHDPETFQLLARGETTGIFQLESEGMRKVLTRLKPSRFEDIVAVNALYRPGPMENIPLFIERKHGDKTVEYPHPNLKPILENTYGVIVYQEQIMQIASIMAGFSLGEADLLRRAVGKKQKEVLDEERNHFVQGALQKGYNQSLANEIYDLIVRFANYGFNRSHAVAYSMIAYQLAYLKANYPLFFMAGLLTSAIGNESKIAQYFMETKQKEMTILPPSINNSVFSFQVEKEGIRYSLAAIKGVGAAALKEIFQARKQKKFDDLFDFCIRVSLKVINRKTLEYLVHSGCFDEFGEDRAVLLASLDVAIEHAQIFKPDDSSQFDLFEDEFMLKPKYVQVDSIDLEHKLAFEKEALGFYLSDHPISLYEKELKRRGATVLFQLRNDDKRVSSGVYISAMKAIRTKKGDSMAFLTVSDGSGEMEAVVFPNVYKKYQAFLGQGNFVLIEGKMEEREGKLQFIIQQVFDLDQWLQTQSLKQPILYLKISAELQDENILNKIKLLLTEYKGGDSVILHDETTRKTVKLGAENQVQPTPELQQKLRMILGEKNVVLRD; from the coding sequence ATGTCTTTTATTCACCTTCATGTATATAGTGCCTATAGTTTGTTGACGAGTACAGCGTCTGTCCCAGAGTTAATTAACACTGCACATAAAAAAGGGTTTACTGCGCTTGCTTTAACCGATCGAAATGTGATGTACGGTGCTATTGAGTTTTATAAAATGTGTAAGAAGAAAAATGTAAAACCAATAATGGGGTTAACTGTAGATGTGGAAAGTGAAATCACAACGAACGAATCCTATCCTCTCGTTTTACTTGCAGAAAATGATATAGGCTTTAAAAATCTCTTGAAAATATCCAGTGCTGTTCAAACAAAATCCAATCAAGGAATCCCGCTAAAATGGCTAAAACATTATGCGGAAGGAATTATTGCCTTAACACCTGGAACAGAGGGTGAAATTGAACAATCAATCATTAATGGCAATGTTGAATCGGCTAGGAATCTAACTAAAAAATTGGCTGGCATTTTCGGTAACGGAAACTTTTTTCTCTCCATCCAGAATCATGAGTTAGAGCAAGAAGCTGTAGTTAACAACCAATTGAGACAAATAAGTAACGAGTTAAATGTTCCGCTTGTTGCGACCAATCAAGTACATTACTTAGAAAAAGAGGATATGTTTGCCCATGAATGCCTGTTAGCTATTAAAAACGGAGATAAGCTACAAGACGATCATCGGGATAAATTAGATGGTGACCAATATTATTTGAAAACGGCAGCGGAAATGGTAAATACCTTTTCTGAAATACCTGAAGTTTTGGAGAATACACTGCACATTGCCAATCGGTGTAATGTAAACATTGAACTAAACAAAACCTACCTACCTTCATTTCCAACTGAAAACAATCTGCCAGCAGATGAATATTTAGAAATGTTATGTAAGAAAGGATTAAGTGAGCGGTTCTCTTCACCTGAAAAGGGTTATTTTGAACGGCTATCCTATGAACTTTCCGTTATTAAACGGATGAATTTTAGCAATTACTTTTTAATTGTTTGGGATTTTATGAGGTATGCACGGGAAAATAGAATTTTAACAGGCCCGGGAAGGGGCTCAGCTGCTGGTTCACTTGTTGCATATGTTTTGTACATTACCGATGTTGATCCCATCGAACATCAGCTTCTTTTTGAACGGTTCTTAAACCCTGAACGAATTTCCATGCCTGATATTGATATCGATTTTCCTGATCATCGTCGTGATGAAGTCATTGAATATGTTGCCGAGAAATATGGAAAGCTGCATGTTGCTCAGATTGTTACCTTTGGAACGCTCGCTGCAAAAGCGGCGCTGCGAGATGTAGGCAGGGTTTTTGGATTGAATTCGAAAGAATTAGAGCAGTTATCCAGATTTATTCCATCCCGATTAGGAGTAGACTTAAAATCTGCCTATAAAGAATCTGAACCATTTAGAAGGTTTATTAACGAAAGCCCAATGAACCAAAGGCTCTTTCATGTTGCTGTGAAGCTTGAGGGGCTTCCTCGCCACACATCCACACATGCGGCAGGTGTGGTCATTAGCGAGAAACCGCTAATAGATTTGATTCCTATTCAACAAGGATCATCTGATGTTTATTTAACACAATACTCAATGGAATACCTTGAGGAAATCGGCCTGCTTAAGATGGACTTTCTAGGTTTACGAAATTTAACTTTAATTGAATCAATTTTGTCTTCTATCTATCGGAGCACCAAACGAAGAATCAATATAGGTTCCATACCGCTACATGACCCCGAGACCTTTCAATTATTAGCAAGGGGTGAGACAACTGGAATTTTCCAACTAGAATCAGAAGGGATGAGGAAGGTATTAACTCGTCTAAAGCCTTCCAGGTTTGAAGATATTGTTGCGGTTAATGCATTATACCGCCCTGGTCCAATGGAAAATATCCCACTATTTATTGAACGTAAACATGGCGATAAAACCGTAGAATATCCCCATCCAAATTTGAAGCCGATCCTTGAGAATACGTATGGTGTCATTGTGTACCAAGAACAAATCATGCAGATTGCCTCCATAATGGCGGGATTCTCGCTAGGAGAAGCAGATCTTTTAAGAAGAGCAGTTGGGAAAAAGCAAAAAGAGGTCCTAGACGAAGAGAGAAATCATTTTGTTCAAGGAGCACTTCAAAAGGGATATAATCAGTCCCTAGCCAATGAGATATACGATTTGATTGTTCGCTTTGCCAATTATGGATTTAACAGAAGCCATGCGGTTGCCTACAGTATGATTGCCTACCAGTTAGCCTATTTAAAAGCAAACTATCCATTGTTTTTTATGGCAGGACTGCTTACTTCTGCTATTGGTAATGAATCAAAAATAGCCCAATACTTTATGGAGACAAAACAAAAAGAAATGACCATTCTGCCTCCCTCCATTAATAATAGCGTATTCTCCTTCCAAGTAGAAAAAGAGGGAATTCGTTATAGTCTGGCAGCTATTAAAGGTGTAGGAGCTGCCGCCTTAAAGGAAATCTTTCAAGCCAGGAAGCAGAAAAAATTTGATGACCTTTTTGATTTTTGTATACGAGTTTCTTTAAAAGTCATTAATCGAAAAACACTAGAATATCTTGTTCACTCAGGCTGTTTTGATGAGTTTGGTGAGGACCGTGCAGTTCTTCTCGCTAGTTTAGATGTAGCAATTGAACATGCGCAAATTTTTAAACCTGATGATTCAAGCCAATTTGACTTATTTGAAGATGAGTTCATGCTTAAGCCAAAATATGTTCAAGTTGATTCTATTGATCTGGAGCACAAATTGGCCTTTGAGAAAGAGGCACTTGGCTTTTACCTTTCTGATCATCCTATCTCGCTTTATGAAAAAGAGCTTAAGCGACGAGGAGCCACGGTCCTATTTCAGTTAAGAAATGATGATAAAAGGGTTTCATCTGGCGTGTATATTTCAGCAATGAAGGCGATTCGGACGAAAAAAGGAGATTCGATGGCCTTTTTAACTGTTAGTGATGGAAGCGGTGAAATGGAAGCCGTTGTTTTCCCAAATGTATATAAAAAGTACCAAGCTTTTTTAGGACAAGGGAATTTTGTATTAATTGAAGGAAAGATGGAGGAACGAGAAGGAAAGTTGCAATTTATTATTCAACAAGTGTTTGATTTAGATCAATGGCTACAAACACAGTCGCTAAAACAGCCAATATTATATTTGAAAATTTCTGCAGAATTACAAGATGA
- a CDS encoding YtrH family sporulation protein, producing the protein MKEIGFFPTFIESYFIALGVVLGGSLIGGIASFLTGQPPLTTVYRLSAALRIWAIVAAIGGTFDTVYTFERGLFNADTKDIFKQFLLILSALGGAQTGALIINWLTQEHISS; encoded by the coding sequence ATGAAAGAAATTGGATTTTTTCCTACATTTATTGAAAGCTACTTTATTGCTTTAGGAGTTGTACTTGGGGGGTCGCTCATTGGCGGTATTGCTTCTTTTTTAACGGGCCAACCTCCACTAACAACCGTCTATCGCTTATCTGCAGCACTCAGAATTTGGGCAATCGTAGCAGCAATAGGAGGTACATTCGATACGGTATATACCTTCGAAAGAGGTTTGTTTAATGCAGATACTAAAGATATTTTTAAACAATTTTTATTAATTCTCTCCGCATTAGGCGGCGCGCAAACAGGTGCCCTAATTATCAATTGGTTAACACAGGAGCATATTTCATCATGA